The Gemmata palustris genome includes a region encoding these proteins:
- a CDS encoding TlpA family protein disulfide reductase, producing MQESTGKPTLSSATGGLAMRCALFAAVFCGTGFVLNSAFADPPKNPASSSPRDQPDWVAEIEAAIKAQEDRQQKLFAEYAERWGKAKTEAEQDALEKWRHEAVDGMRKADRAAAHSLMPLLRKHADDPKTYMGLAFTTEHGSSDDREESGALMGKYHLSNPIVLKWAQFGRGDGCDDFLEPIIRNLLADKEMAAKDRTLLQFSLAQYLKHKAEVARMSNQSITWRYGSDYIAKIRQRDVAKLEAEALEIFDQLIAKKVPDELRPGLSILEEAKTEAYEMRHLAVGKKAPEIVGEDLDGKPMKLSDYRGKVVVLDFGVRRCSPCITFGRHLRKLIDQYAGRPFAGVGVNIDKDRKDAKAFVEENKFTWPTIWNGPTGCAGGIAKDWNVQGFPTVYVIDHAGVIRSKARGPEFDPLIEELVKKAEKNAAK from the coding sequence GTGCAGGAATCGACCGGCAAACCAACTCTAAGTTCGGCCACCGGAGGGCTGGCGATGAGGTGCGCGTTGTTTGCAGCCGTGTTCTGCGGCACCGGTTTTGTTCTCAATTCGGCCTTTGCCGACCCGCCGAAAAATCCGGCAAGTTCATCTCCACGTGACCAACCCGATTGGGTCGCCGAGATCGAGGCGGCGATCAAAGCCCAGGAAGACCGTCAGCAGAAGCTCTTCGCCGAGTATGCCGAAAGGTGGGGGAAAGCGAAGACCGAAGCCGAGCAGGATGCGCTCGAAAAATGGCGGCACGAAGCCGTCGATGGGATGAGGAAAGCTGACCGTGCGGCGGCTCATTCCCTCATGCCGTTGCTGCGCAAACACGCCGATGATCCAAAGACGTATATGGGATTGGCCTTTACCACGGAGCACGGCAGCAGTGACGACCGTGAAGAATCTGGCGCTCTGATGGGTAAGTATCACCTGTCCAACCCAATTGTGCTGAAGTGGGCACAATTCGGACGGGGTGACGGGTGCGACGATTTCCTAGAGCCAATCATCCGCAATCTCCTCGCCGATAAAGAAATGGCTGCGAAGGATCGGACCCTCCTGCAATTCTCTTTGGCCCAGTATTTGAAGCACAAGGCTGAAGTCGCCCGAATGTCGAATCAGTCGATCACTTGGCGATACGGTTCCGACTATATCGCCAAGATTCGCCAGCGGGATGTGGCAAAGCTCGAAGCCGAAGCCTTGGAAATCTTCGACCAACTGATCGCGAAGAAGGTGCCCGATGAACTCCGGCCCGGCCTTTCGATTCTGGAAGAGGCCAAAACCGAGGCGTATGAAATGCGCCATCTCGCGGTTGGCAAAAAGGCACCGGAGATCGTCGGCGAGGATCTCGACGGCAAGCCGATGAAACTGAGCGACTATCGTGGCAAAGTGGTGGTGCTGGATTTCGGGGTGAGGCGTTGTAGTCCCTGTATCACTTTCGGCAGACATCTGCGAAAGCTGATCGATCAATATGCCGGCCGGCCGTTCGCTGGCGTCGGCGTCAATATCGATAAAGACCGGAAGGACGCTAAGGCGTTCGTTGAGGAGAACAAATTCACTTGGCCAACAATTTGGAATGGGCCGACCGGATGTGCCGGCGGGATTGCGAAAGACTGGAATGTGCAGGGATTTCCCACGGTGTACGTGATTGACCATGCGGGCGTGATTCGCTCCAAAGCTCGTGGTCCGGAGTTCGATCCGCTGATCGAAGAACTGGTCAAGAAGGCGGAAAAGAACGCCGCTAAGTAG
- a CDS encoding DUF1579 domain-containing protein: MRKFAVAGVVAVVLALPSVGAEPPKPPVPQKEHEWLKQLEGQWEVESEGVVEPGKPPVKCKGTEAARALGGFWLVSEMKGTFMDVPVTGVMTLGFDSQKKKVVGTWVCSVCDFLCKYEGTLDGQTLTLETEGPNPATGKLVRMRDVIELKDKDTKVMTSSVLGDDGKWVPFMTMTGKRKK; encoded by the coding sequence ATGCGTAAGTTCGCAGTGGCCGGTGTCGTCGCCGTGGTGCTGGCGCTCCCCTCCGTAGGCGCGGAACCGCCGAAACCGCCCGTGCCCCAGAAGGAGCACGAGTGGCTCAAGCAACTGGAGGGGCAGTGGGAGGTCGAGTCCGAGGGCGTCGTTGAGCCGGGCAAGCCGCCGGTCAAATGCAAGGGCACCGAGGCCGCTCGCGCGCTCGGCGGGTTCTGGCTCGTGAGCGAGATGAAGGGCACGTTCATGGACGTCCCGGTTACGGGCGTGATGACCCTCGGGTTCGATTCCCAGAAGAAGAAGGTCGTCGGCACCTGGGTGTGCTCGGTGTGCGACTTCCTCTGCAAGTACGAGGGTACGCTCGACGGCCAAACGCTGACCCTGGAAACCGAGGGGCCGAACCCGGCCACAGGGAAACTCGTGAGGATGCGCGACGTGATCGAGTTGAAGGACAAGGATACCAAAGTGATGACCTCGTCCGTACTCGGTGACGACGGTAAATGGGTGCCGTTCATGACCATGACCGGGAAGCGCAAGAAGTAA
- a CDS encoding NAD(P)-dependent alcohol dehydrogenase — MSTKAFAAHSATTPLAPFALTRREPLATDVQIDILYCGVCHSDLHQARNEWSEFAGTAYPCVPGHEIVGRVTKVGKDVKKFKVGDFAAVGCMVDSCRTCPSCSRGLEQYCAHFPTLTYNAPDKHSDGITYGGYSENIVVDEAFTLKVSDKANLAATAPLLCAGITTYSPLRHWEVGAGQKVGIVGLGGLGHMGVKFARAFGAHVVLFTTSPGKIEDGKRLGAHEVVVSKNAAEMAKHAGSFDFILDAVSAEHDINAYLSLLKLDGTLCLVGAPEKPLPVAAFNLLMPRRQFAGSAIGGIAETQEMLDFCAEHGITSDVEVIPIQKINEAYDRLLKGDVKYRFVIDMASLKKAAA, encoded by the coding sequence ATGAGCACCAAAGCTTTCGCGGCTCACAGCGCAACGACCCCGCTCGCACCGTTCGCGCTCACGCGCCGGGAACCGCTCGCGACCGACGTGCAAATCGACATCCTGTACTGCGGCGTGTGCCACTCGGACCTGCACCAGGCGCGCAACGAGTGGAGCGAGTTCGCGGGCACCGCGTACCCCTGCGTTCCCGGTCACGAGATCGTCGGCCGCGTGACGAAGGTCGGCAAAGACGTCAAGAAGTTCAAGGTCGGCGATTTCGCCGCGGTCGGGTGCATGGTCGATTCGTGCCGCACCTGCCCGAGCTGCTCGCGCGGGCTCGAACAGTATTGTGCCCACTTCCCCACGCTGACGTACAACGCCCCGGACAAGCACTCCGACGGGATCACCTACGGCGGGTACTCCGAAAACATCGTGGTGGACGAAGCGTTCACCCTGAAGGTTTCGGACAAGGCGAACCTCGCGGCCACGGCCCCGCTGCTGTGCGCCGGGATCACCACGTACTCGCCGCTCCGCCACTGGGAAGTTGGCGCCGGCCAGAAGGTCGGGATCGTGGGCCTCGGTGGGTTGGGACACATGGGGGTGAAGTTCGCCCGCGCGTTTGGCGCGCACGTCGTGCTGTTCACTACGTCGCCGGGCAAGATCGAGGACGGGAAGCGGCTCGGCGCCCACGAAGTCGTGGTGTCGAAGAACGCGGCGGAGATGGCGAAGCACGCGGGGAGCTTCGACTTCATTCTCGACGCGGTCTCGGCCGAACACGACATCAACGCCTACCTCTCGCTGCTGAAACTCGATGGCACGCTCTGCCTCGTCGGGGCGCCGGAGAAACCGCTCCCGGTCGCCGCGTTCAACCTGCTCATGCCGCGGCGCCAGTTCGCCGGGTCCGCCATCGGTGGGATCGCGGAAACGCAGGAGATGCTCGACTTCTGCGCCGAACACGGGATCACGAGCGACGTCGAGGTCATTCCGATCCAGAAGATCAACGAGGCCTACGACCGGCTCCTCAAGGGCGACGTGAAGTACCGGTTCGTCATCGACATGGCCTCGCTGAAGAAGGCCGCGGCCTGA